One window of the Eucalyptus grandis isolate ANBG69807.140 chromosome 6, ASM1654582v1, whole genome shotgun sequence genome contains the following:
- the LOC104450463 gene encoding uncharacterized protein LOC104450463, with translation MTGGPCQLLREERKMMGRGADGGCGAEERPCPVSRVPARAPAGAAEEPAPPGEGMDFFSQARKALSQRSPFDVAEDGSAGAADTVPPGLPSGLASLLKNFDSRKKHKKSHSGTEKKSSRHVERSRGGTLWLATEDFFRGLTLPDINALYEACSVSSIVSRERMLIPVLEGDNVWDNAVSCQDVDDCSGSGVDIEEEKQARSEQDMEIDSVGAGGTPRQEGACPASDSSGSLEWLLGCRNKIYLTSERPSKKRKLLGSDAGLHKLLIGHPCEGNSAVCSFCCKTEVGLDSNPLIVCSSCKVAIHAKCYGVQGDVDGSWVCSGCKLKKDSGCDSGDACILCPKQGGALKPVQRKEGNNAPSEFAHLFCSQWMPEVYVEDLTKMEPIMNLEGIKETRRKLVCNVCKIKCGACVPCSHGTCRISFHPICAREAGCRMEIWGNFGDDNVELRAFCSKHSDVRASGVLGQPEVCPGWADGNPHTVNPVSGVTTTKETNSSKGGCKNGGDNSHKSDSTDLQGVALSNDRSNINTKLEGTDSEELGQLEKIHLSNCEDINTSDSLNFVLILKKLIDRGKVNVKDVASEIGISPDSFYSKLADDKNVPDLQWKLVKWLKNHACMGTSQKDLKVKKSNFPAKAEVGGTDVSDSVALSDSDISDPVAVKSVPPRRRTKSNIRILKDNDIICSSKNSFNDIGTVMDGLDQVVAGEVERSNELSIPDVCEKLETEIDSSQNTSAKDSPSLLGIPVGPPNSSFSQCSQLEEAADLDLSTLSISNTGNPVCPHHENSDSNPVKSEALRSFYMHPYIQKSFLYLQSRGFLRNVMDENDGLKGGETSRVGSSCGASVCCDHQNGQIICSTVKCKADGEESESLVNAGQSRVLEMSPNDEVEGEILYFQRRLLGNAIARKRFSDNLINKIRRDLPQEIDSAHGQVWDTVLVNKYLGELRVAKKLGRKERKHKEAQAVLAAATAAAAASSRISSLRKDLLDGSATQENLGKLNTTSGRPGYCSQLMPRARETVPKVGVRKDSLERHSGSIQSASDFSKDHPKSCDICSRPETLMNPIIVCSSCKVSVHMDCYRSVRESTGPWYCELCEELRSSGAPAVDFWEKFTSAAECALCGGNTGAFRKCKDGKWVHAFCAEWVFEATFTRGQGNPVEGMDSIPKGVDECNVFHHRYGVCIKCNYGHCQSTFHPSCARTTGLFMSVKTVGGKLQHRAYCGKHSVEQKAKAESQKYGIEELKSIKQIRVELERLRLLCERIIKREKVKREIVLSTHEILALKRNMVARSTLVQGPFLSTDASSESATTSLNYRSGNEAVQKSDEMTVDSSVSIKRRSKVPSHTSADQKTDGSSGSQNIVIRKPTEKASFSGKHIPQRPPVASRNTLNDGEVRSRYKKHPETFEKELVMTSDQADLKNKMLPKGYAYVPSDSIPKDKWISQDGSSEPLEDGG, from the exons ATGACCGGGGGCCCATGCCAGCTTCTTCGGGAGGAGAGGAAGATGATGGGTAGGGGCGCGGACGGAGGGTGTGGCGCCGAGGAGAGGCCTTGCCCTGTctctagggttccggcgagggctccGGCCGGGGCGGCCGAGGAGCCCGCTCCGCCCGGGGAGGGCATGGATTTCTTCTCCCAGGCTCGGAAGGCGCTGTCCCAGCGCTCCCCTTTCGACGTGGCTGAGGACGGCTCGGCCGGGGCGGCGGATACTGTGCCCCCCGGCCTGCCGAGTGGATTGGCCAGCCTGTTGAAGAATTTCGATAGCAGGAAGAAGCACAAGAAGTCGCATTCGGGCACAGAGAAGAAGTCTTCTAGGCATGTGGAGCGGTCGCGGGGCGGTACCCTTTGGCTGGCGACCGAGGATTTCTTTAGGGGCTTGACTTTGCCGGACATCAACGCGTTGTACGAGGCATGCTCTGTTAGTTCAATAGTTTCCAGGGAGCGCATGTTGATTCCGGTCTTGGAAGGCGATAATGTCTGGGATAATGCTGTTAGTTGTCAGGACGTCGATGATTGTAGTGGCAGTGGGGTTGATATAGAAGAGGAGAAGCAGGCGAGGAGTGAACAGGATATGGAAATTGATAGCGTGGGAGCTGGTGGTACTCCCAGACAAGAAGGGGCGTGTCCTGCGTCGGACTCTTCGGGTAGTTTAGAATGGCTTTTGGGTTGTAGGAACAAGATTTATTTAACATCAGAGCGGCCTTCAAAGAAACGGAAGCTGTTAGGTAGTGATGCGGGCTTGCATAAGCTTCTCATTGGTCATCCTTGTGAAGGAAACTCTGCTGTATGTAGCTTTTGTTGCAAGACTGAGGTGGGGTTGGATTCAAATCCATTAATTGTCTGCAGCTCGTGTAAAGTTGCAATTCATGCAAAGTGTTATGGAGTGCAAGGGGATGTAGATGGCTCTTGGGTTTGCTCAGGGTGCAAGCTGAAAAAAGACAGTGGATGTGATTCGGGGGATGCTTGCATCCTATGTCCAAAGCAAGGAGGCGCTTTGAAACCAGTCCAGAGAAAGGAGGGAAACAATGCACCCTCTGAGTTTGCCCATTTGTTTTGCTCTCAGTGGATGCCTGAGGTTTATGTAGAGGATCTGACAAAGATGGAACCGATTATGAATTTGGAAGGGATCAAGGAGACTCGAAGAAAATTAGTGTGCAATGTGTGCAAGATAAAATGCGGCGCTTGTGTTCCATGCAGTCATG GAACCTGCAGAATTTCTTTCCACCCTATTTGTGCCAGGGAAGCTGGCTGTAGAATGGAGATCTGGGGAAATTTTGGAGATGACAAT GTGGAATTACGTGCTTTTTGCTCAAAGCATTCAGATGTCCGGGCCAGTGGTGTCTTGGGCCAGCCAGAAGTTTGTCCTGGTTGGGCTGATGGCAATCCTCATACTGTGAATCCTGTATCTGGGGTAACAACTACGAAAGAAACCAATAGTTCGAAAGGTGGCTGCAAAAATGGGGGTGATAATTCTCATAAATCAGATAGTACTGATTTGCAAGGAGTGGCGCTTTCTAATGATAGATCGAACATTAATACTAAGTTGGAAGGTACTGATTCAGAGGAGCTTGGACAATTGGAGAAGATACATTTAAGCAACTGTGAAGACATCAACACATCTGATTCCTTGAACTTTGtgcttattttgaaaaag TTGATTGATCGAGGAAAAGTGAATGTGAAAGACGTGGCATCAGAGATTGGCATTTCACCTGATTCATTTTACTCAAAACTTGCT GATGATAAAAACGTGCCTGATTTGCAGTGGAAGCTTGTTAAATGGCTTAAAAATCATGCGTGCATGGGTACCTCACAGAAGGATCTGAAagtaaaaaaatcgaattttccAGCTAAGGCCGAAGTTGGAGGAACTGATGTTTCTGATTCAGTTGCACTATCAGATTCTGATATTTCTGATCCTGTTGCTGTTAAATCAGTGCCTCCACGGAGAAGAACCAAAAGCAACATAAGGATATTAAAGGATAACGATATAATTTGCTCatccaaaaatagttttaatgaCATTGGGACGGTGATGGATGGACTAGATCAAGTTGTAGCTGGAGAAGTAGAGAGATCAAATGAATTATCTATTCCTGATGTCTGTGAAAAG CTTGAGACTGAGATTGATAGTTCTCAGAATACTTCAGCTAAGGATTCCCCTTCGCTGTTAG GGATCCCAGTGGGACCTCCAAATAGCAGCTTTTCTCAGTGCAGTCAATTGGAAGAGGCTGCAGATCTTGACCTCAGTACTTTATCTATTTCAAACACTGGGAATCCTGTCTGTCCTCATCATGAGAATTCTGATTCTAATCCTGT AAAATCAGAAGCACTTCGAAGTTTCTACATGCATCCGTATATCCAAAAGAGTTTCCTGTACTTGCAGAGCAGAGGATTTCTACGGAATGTTATGGATGAGAATGATG GTTTAAAGGGAGGAGAAACCTCTCGTGTTGGTTCCTCTTGTGGTGCCAGTGTTTGCTGCGATCACCAAAATGGGCAGATCATTTGCAGCACGGTAAAATGTAAAGCAGATGGAGAAGAATCAGAAAGTTTGGTCAATGCTGGTCAATCAAGAGTGCTAGAGATGTCCCCAAATGATGAAGTGGAAGGAGAGATACTCTATTTTCAACGTAGATTGCTTGGCAATGCAATTGCTAGAAAACGATTTAGtg ATAATTTGATTAATAAGATTAGAAGGGATCTGCCACAGGAGATTGATTCAGCTCATGGTCAAGTATGGGATACTGTGCTTGTCAACAAATATCTTGGTGAGCTCCGAGTGGCAAAGAAGCTGGGTAGGAAGGAGCGGAAGCACAAAGAAGCCCAGGCTGTTCTTGCTGCCGCTACTGCTGCTGCAGCAGCTTCATCTAGGATTTCTTCACTCAGGAAAGATTTGCTCGATGGATCAGCAACTCAGGAG AATTTGGGGAAACTCAACACTACTAGTGGAAGGCCCGGTTATTGTTCTCAACTTATGCCACGAGCAAGGGAGACAGTTCCTAAAGTGGGTGTCCGCAAGGATTCACTGGAACGGCATTCTGGGTCTATTCAGTCAGCATCGGATTTTTCCAAAGATCATCCCAAATCATGTGATATCTGTAGTCGGCCTGAGACACTGATGAATCCAATTATAGTCTGTTCAAGTTGCAAG GTTTCTGTGCACATGGATTGCTACAGAAGTGTCAGAGAATCCACTGGACCATGGTACTGTGAATTATGTGAAGAGTTACGGAGTTCTGGAGCACCAGCTGTTGATTTCTGGGAGAAATTTACTTCTGCTGCCGAATGTGCTTTATGTGGAGGCAACACTGGTGCTTTTAGGAAATGCAAAGATGGTAAATGGGTCCATGCCTTCTGTGCTGAG TGGGTCTTTGAAGCTACCTTCACAAGAGGACAAGGAAATCCAGTCGAAGGAATG GATTCAATTCCAAAAGGTGTTGACGAGTGTAATGTGTTCCACCATAGATATGGCGTCTGCATAAAG TGCAATTATGGTCACTGTCAGAGCACGTTTCATCCATCATGTGCTCGAACTACTGGATTGTTCATGAGTGTAAAAACAGTTGGTGGCAAGTTGCAGCACCGGGCTTATTGTGGAAAGCACAGTGTAGAGCAGAAGGCAAAG GCTGAATCGCAAAAGTATGGAATTGAAGAGCTAAAGAGCATCAAGCAAATCCGG GTTGAATTGGAAAGGTTGCGGCTTCTTTGTGAGAGAATCATTAAACGTGAAAAAGTGAAG CGGGAAATTGTGCTTTCCACGCACGAGATTCTTGCTTTGAAGAGAAACATGGTTGCTCGTTCTACGTTGGTTCAAGGTCCTTTCTTATCTACTGATGCCAGCTCTGAATCTGCCACAACATCACTGAACTACAGATCTGGCAATGAAGCAGTTCAGAAATCAGATGAAATGACTGTGGATAGCTCAGTTTCTATCAAGCGACGAAGTAAAGTTCCTTCTCACACCAGCGCTGACCAAAAGACCGATGGCAGCTCTGGATCACAGAATATCGTGATCCGGAAGCCAACGGAAAAGGCTTCATTCTCTGGGAAACACATTCCTCAGAGGCCACCAGTTGCATCTCGTAATACTCTGAATGATGGAGAAGTGAGGTCGAGGTATAAGAAG CATCCAGAGACTTTCGAGAAAGAGCTGGTAATGACTTCTGATCAAGCCGACTTGAAGAATAAGATGTTACCTAAAGGTTATGCATATGTACCATCAGACAGCATCCCAAAGGACAAGTGGATAAGCCAGGATGGTTCGAGTGAGCCATTGGAAGATGGTGGCTAG
- the LOC104450462 gene encoding uncharacterized protein LOC104450462 has product MDNAYRDHHHHHHHHHLQHRNNLHNLQHKSSFLPMLCSRPSIRDVKLPKWNDKDRSASFSDDPMSPKVGCMGQVKRNNRVVGFPTPNKLIAITAKANVNNSLNKYVKLKRLFSSKGLLASATTSPAAAAPATAAGCCRGRRQKESNGCAGAKKKCEKTENFVGSSVSILDMDPPLPVIKKASKPAADGGGGDGGGDSSLWKRRLGGAALKGLELQQIHHPRHHMQPVTV; this is encoded by the coding sequence ATGGACAATGCTTATAgagaccaccaccaccatcaccaccatcatcatctccAACATAGGAACAACCTCCACAACCTCCAGCACAAGAGCTCGTTCTTGCCCATGCTGTGCTCAAGGCCCTCCATTAGAGACGTGAAGCTCCCCAAGTGGAACGACAAGGACAGATCCGCCTCTTTCTCCGACGACCCGATGTCGCCGAAGGTCGGCTGCATGGGCCAAGTCAAGCGGAACAACCGGGTGGTCGGCTTCCCGACGCCGAACAAGCTCATCGCCATCACCGCAAAGGCCAATGTCAATAACAGTCTTAATAAGTACGTAAAGCTCAAGAGACTTTTCTCTAGCAAAGGCCTCCTCGCATCCGCCACGACCTCCCCTGCTGCAGCCGCGCCGGCAACCGCCGCTGGCTGCTGCAGAGGTAGGAGGCAAAAGGAGAGCAATGGGTGTGCAGGAGCCAAGAAGAAATGCGAAAAGACTGAGAATTTCGTCGGGTCGTCGGTTAGCATTTTGGACATGGATCCCCCATTGCCAGTGATCAAGAAAGCGAGCAAACCGGCCGCAGACGGAGGTGgcggagacggcggcggcgacagcaGCCTGTGGAAGAGGAGGTTAGGTGGGGCTGCTTTGAAGGGCCTGGAGCTTCAACAGATTCACCATCCGAGGCATCATATGCAGCCAGTCACTGTTTGA